One Ahaetulla prasina isolate Xishuangbanna chromosome 10, ASM2864084v1, whole genome shotgun sequence genomic region harbors:
- the HIPK4 gene encoding homeodomain-interacting protein kinase 4, with product MVTIESESDFYDVFEILGKGTFGEVVKSWKRSTGEMVAIKILKNDSYRSRIIKNELKLLQTMSQVDSEESHIVQFHEFFHDELKFYLVFELLEQNLFDFQKEHNFSSLPVRHIRTVTTQVLRALAKLKELSIIHADLKPENIMLVDQVRYPFRVKVIDFGSASIFNEVRYVKEPYIQSRFYRAPEILLGLPFCEKLDMWSLGCVMAELHLGWPLYPGNNEYDQIRYICETQGMPRPALLNAARKAHLFFKRSQHAEVVNSWQLKTPAEYLADTKVKSVERRKYVLKSLDQMETVNVHKMIYPDTEALAEYFDLRSMVELIKRMLTWDSHERITPNAALKHPYISTQPLKQNYDLTQYYQFCLRSLRESLPSHGKASEEETQHYSAMDEDRFYSRDENAHGIQGTTSQMDELSIAEASREVPLKVWGEGPSGGGYDPHPDPAEAVANRHRVAHQSLRLRHEQAQQEPIPAYYRSRPGSPRHHKASHHVKPDPTFENLILLGQYTPEDPSSWEKESNASAASLPESGAREEASYPKGLVLSPTTQVTRMVKGGHILGRGLDFMKSQRIEGAP from the coding sequence ATGGTCACAATCGAGTCAGAGTCCGATTTCTATGACGTCTTTGAGATTCTGGGGAAGGGCACATTTGGGGAGGTTGTGAAGAGCTGGAAACGGAGCACTGGGGAGATGGTCGCCATAAAAATCTTGAAGAATGACTCGTACCGCAGCAGGATCATCAAGAATGAGCTGAAGCTGCTGCAGACCATGTCCCAGGTGGACTCCGAGGAGTCTCACATCGTCCAGTTCCATGAGTTCTTCCATGACGAGCTCAAGTTCTACCTGGTCTTTGAGCTCCTGGAGCAAAACCTCTTCGACTTCCAGAAAGAGCACAACTTCTCCTCGTTGCCGGTCCGGCACATCCGCACAGTGACCACACAGGTGCTGAGAGCCCTGGCCAAGTTGAAAGAGCTGTCAATCATCCATGCTGATCTAAAGCCAGAGAACATCATGTTGGTGGACCAGGTGAGGTACCCTTTCCGGGTCAAGGTGATTGATTTTGGATCAGCCAGCATCTTCAACGAAGTGCGCTATGTCAAAGAGCCTTACATCCAGTCCCGATTCTACCGGGCCCCAGAAATCTTGCTGGGGCTGCCGTTCTGTGAGAAGCTGGACATGTGGTCCCTGGGCTGCGTGATGGCTGAGCTGCACCTCGGTTGGCCCCTCTACCCCGGGAACAATGAGTACGACCAGATCCGGTACATCTGCGAGACCCAAGGCATGCCTAGGCCCGCCCTCCTGAATGCAGCCCGAAAGGCCCACCTCTTCTTCAAGAGGAGCCAGCACGCCGAGGTGGTGAACTCCTGGCAGCTGAAAACCCCGGCAGAGTATCTGGCTGACACCAAAGTGAAGTCTGTGGAGAGGAGAAAGTATGTGCTCAAGTCCCTGGACCAGATGGAGACGGTGAACGTCCACAAGATGATCTACCCAGACACAGAAGCCCTGGCTGAATACTTTGACCTCCGGAGCATGGTGGAGCTCATCAAACGCATGCTGACATGGGACTCTCACGAGCGCATCACCCCCAATGCAGCCCTGAAACACCCCTATATTTCAACCCAACCCCTGAAGCAGAACTACGACCTCACCCAGTACTACCAGTTCTGCCTGAGGAGCCTCCGGGAGTCGCTGCCCAGCCACGGCAAGGCTTCCGAGGAGGAAACGCAACATTACAGCGCCATGGACGAGGACCGCTTCTACAGTCGGGATGAAAATGCCCACGGCATCCAGGGCACCACTAGCCAGATGGACGAGCTCAGCATTGCCGAAGCCAGCCGGGAGGTGCCCCTAAAGGTGTGGGGTGAAGGGCCCAGCGGGGGAGGCTATGATCCCCACCCGGACCCGGCTGAGGCGGTGGCAAATCGGCACAGAGTAGCCCACCAGAGTCTCCGGCTGCGCCATGAGCAGGCACAGCAGGAGCCCATTCCAGCCTACTACCGAAGCCGGCCCGGCAGCCCCAGACACCACAAGGCTTCTCACCACGTGAAGCCAGACCCTACCTTTGAGAACCTGATTCTTCTGGGGCAGTACACCCCAGAAGACCCCTCCAGCTGGGAGAAGGAGAGCAATGCCAGCGCCGCTTCCTTGCCAGAGTCCGGTGCccgggaggaggcgagctaccccAAAGGCCTGGTCCTCTCACCCACCACACAGGTAACAAGGATGGTCAAAGGAGGCCATATATTAGGAAGGGGGCTGGACTTCATGAAATCACAAAGGATAGAAGGTGCCCCCTGA
- the PRX gene encoding periaxin yields the protein MTAQFIAMEKTIEASELLEMVVETEAGAGARGLSVAGGGKEGLFVKDVLKDSPAARVLSLQEGDQLLSAKVYFDNIKYEDALQILKCAEPYKISFCLKRVIPSADVSRKPGATVFEVKGPKAKMAKLNIQGLSSLKRKKKKKKRRRMVAQSLEETEAPLAARKPEVAPVDVEFSFPKFSKLRKARSAGEVAVAEPSPGISRKLSSLETKRHRLKFPRLKVKDAVAAEAHLAMGLPHAGLELKEAGRGGGEGKMFRFTMPFSKTKKPKEEARAKMETGFQAPQVEFALPKMGAQDESLEASPEGKSLAVLESLFGWPKVEAAPPKGSASALETHPGLLQAGLKLPAAEVAAPKVDVDLALPRLECAAPEAAPKREGLRIKVPKFGISAEEAELKLPLMKAPALGESQKNVFEDQLRPGEAVPSLGITAPSVDLELPFPKGKKGMESHEILGKVSLVSLPQLGSKAQEGGAGKLPRVEVSKADKMRGSVIQMPGLEISPREQPLESQEAAGVAGATQVKLPEVRVPSLDISTPKVQNMHLCKALGEPAAPSGRAKPKEAAEGAGFKLQMPQISLPKFDFPVKAVPSPPSVQVKMLKPERDPGTKVSLPKVDVDLALPRLECAAPEAAPKGGLRIKVPKFGISAEEAELKLPLMKAPALGESQKNVFEDQLRPGEAVPSLGITAPSVDLELPFPKGKKGMESHEILGKVSLVSLPQLGSKAQEGGAGKLPRVEVSKADKMRGSVIQMPGLEISPREQPLESQEAAGVAGATQVKLPEVRVPSLDISTPKVQNMHLCKALGEPAAPSGRAKPKEAAEGAGFKLQMPQISLPKFDFPVKAVPSPPSVQVKMLKPERDPGTKVSLPKVDVSLLAMKVPGVQLPKVPKPELGISVERPEVEMTAPPAPQSFSSATVPALDIQLPKVGVELDLAKRERDVSKQGAKAQEATLETLSKDLEVEISLPKCVVSQPELEPGMRSIEGLALAGMVAKFPKVDLAFEKQPADAEGTKTDLEGAKMKLPTVEIPPISLPEMTTDSQVKAKTSRFALSKFSISGPKVWSKMSPDVLVSGVEGREAADLGTKLKLPKFGISFPKSKWEAEAEDAKLALEIEGEVPKERLGKTTESRMKLPTVEVDIGYPQGMEGCSDGDREGTSPELLGVQFKGPKLSLPSFGGKGKEEEWGALESEEVKLQGSKGGLTGQPEPRMLEKDAKASKFRIASFGLMRREVEAKAKKVPGSPKEKPKGPFGKMPQLKLSSLKAQGERRKVHLLAPELDEKVLPQVELPKLAPRAKTGLIPEPESPGFRVQVPSVEIAVPSSKAEGEATVDKLAGDAAKVEFQQQEGELKRPRAPPIQVSAPTLELDVGLPMAGKEEGILQAAPGTSAIIKLPKVELAKLGKGEVEEAEAAVQFLGKEGEKDLEGMAEASALGTKVRLPKVDISLPKAWLPEVELPPAKVDLGLEGPEAKFKMPSMELPKLSAPKTKAPELELDMGLDGGGVMPKVTVGTPSVKWPKFGSLGSAGEGQGEEDLAQIPQLELKPPKFRGRTDALDSETGMKEGQLKVPTLPLGLGKLETEAGTETEESRFRLKLPLLSVSKPEAELSLDTQPLCCLADEAVPAFRMPQIALPDVGFSGDQERGEEAKAAGATDLERGLEGMLKMPKIGITACGAVDTKWATGSAICPSQRGAGRGEPEGKKSVFKVPGLEISAPSLKTHAEYEVGAPHTRQRGSLDLEGAGKEGWKPTDGHSDAGKRHRVKIPTFGLFLPRVGLEAPEGLVGKEAETKGGFLALGSAKEKEGSAGLLAREEESQAKAAKLKLRPPFGVSLSRPKWATELNGEAEEEASSRLKVPKLGFSKAEGPAQLQGERVEVLLQDGVSKLGKIPLPQVELLSPSKGAETDPELSLKLVKADEAKEEAHCSATALKAAKFKPPRIALSGFKKRNGELAPEAVTAPRPQAGGTSLKTTTKGEPSSKFRFPKLALSSRSQEVLEISEHQQDQGGGNFRLPAVAFSAESGPEEGGAPPRKPMEKAAL from the exons ATGACAGCACAATTCATTGCAATGGAG AAGACCATCGAGGCctctgagctgctggagatggtAGTGGAGACTGAGGCCGGAGCCGGGGCCCGGGGGCTGAGCGTGGCcggtggagggaaggaaggccTTTTTGTGAAGGATGTGCTCAAGGACTCTCCAGCTGCGCGAGTGCTGAGTCTCCAGGAAG GTGATCAACTCCTGAGTGCCAAAGTTTACTTCGACAACATCAAGTATGAAGACGCCCTGCAGATCCTCAAGTGTGCCGAACCATACAAAATCTCCTTCTGCCTGAAGCGGGTGATTCCCAGCGCAGACGTCTCTCGCAAGCCTGGAGCCACAGTCTTTGAAGTGAAAGGTCCCAAAGCCAAGATGGCCAAGCTG AACATCCAGGGTCTCTCCTCcctgaaaaggaagaagaaaaagaagaagaggaggaggatggtggcaCAGAGCCTGGAGGAGACGGAGGCACCCCTGGCAGCCAGGAAGCCCGAGGTGGCCCCAGTTGATGTGGAGTTCTCCTTCCCCAAGTTCTCCAAGCTGCGCAAGGCCAGGAGTGCTGGAGAGGTGGCCGTGGCTGAACCAAGCCCAGGCATTTCGCGGAAGTTGTCTTCTCTGGAGACAAAGCGACACCGACTGAAGTTCCCCCGCCTGAAGGTCAAGGACGCAGTTGCGGCCGAGGCCCACCTTGCCATGGGTCTGCCACATGCTGGTCTGGAATTgaaggaggcaggcaggggaggaggtGAGGGGAAGATGTTCCGATTCACCATGCCTTTTTCCAAAACAAAGAAGCCCAAGGAAGAAGCCAGGGCAAAAATGGAAACAGGATTCCAAGCCCCGCAAGTAGAGTTTGCTCTGCCTAAGATGGGGGCTCAGGATGAGTCTCTTGAGGCCAGCCCCGAAGGCAAGAGCCTCGCGGTCTTAGAATCTCTGTTCGGGTGGCCCAAAGTGGAGGCTGCCCCGCCCAAAGGAAGCGCCAGTGCCCTGGAGACCCACCCAGGTCTTCTCCAGGCTGGGCTGAAGCTCCCTGCAGCCGAAGTGGCAGCTCCCAAGGTGGATGTAGATTTGGCCCTGCCCAGGTTGGAGTGTGCTGCCCCAGAGGCTGCCCCTAAAAGGGAGGGGCTCAGAATCAAAGTCCCCAAGTTTGGGATCTCTGCCGAGGAAGCAGAACTGAAGCTGCCCTTGATGAAGGCTCCTGCCCTGGGAGAAagtcaaaaaaatgtttttgaggaCCAGCTGAGACCAGGAGAGGCAGTGCCTTCTCTGGGCATAACAGCTCCCAGTGTGGATCTAGAGCTCCCCTTTCCCAAGGGGAAGAAGGGCATGGAAAGCCATGAAATCTTGGGCAAAGTCTCCTTGGTCAGCCTACCCCAGCTGGGCTCCAAAGCCCAAGAAGGAGGAGCAGGCAAACTGCCCCGGGTGGAAGTCAGCAAGGCAGACAAGATGAGGGGCTCcgtaattcagatgcctggcctgGAGATTTCCCCGAGAGAGCAGCCTTTGGAAAGCCAAGAGGCAGCTGGAGTGGCAGGTGCTACTCAGGTGAAGCTCCCTGAGGTGAGGGTGCCCTCTCTTGACATCTCTACCCCCAAAGTCCAGAATATGCATCTTTGCAAGGCCCTGGGGGAACCGGCTGCCCCTTCTGGAAGGGCAAAACCCAAAGAGGCTGCCGAAGGGGCTGGATTTAAGCTTCAAATGCCTCAAATATCCCTCCCAAAATTTGATTTCCCTGTCAAGGCAGTCCCCTCCCCGCCTTCAGTCCAGGTCAAAATGCTGAAACCAGAAAGAGACCCCGGAACAAAGGTCAGCCTCCCAAAGGTGGATGTAGATTTGGCCCTGCCCAGGTTGGAGTGTGCTGCCCCAGAGGCTGCCCCTAAAGGAGGGCTCAGAATCAAAGTCCCCAAGTTTGGGATCTCTGCCGAGGAAGCAGAACTGAAGCTGCCCTTGATGAAGGCTCCTGCCCTGGGAGAAagtcaaaaaaatgtttttgaggaCCAGCTGAGACCAGGAGAGGCAGTGCCTTCTCTGGGCATAACAGCTCCCAGTGTGGATCTAGAGCTCCCCTTTCCCAAGGGGAAGAAGGGCATGGAAAGCCATGAAATCTTGGGCAAAGTCTCCTTGGTCAGCCTACCCCAGCTGGGCTCCAAAGCCCAAGAAGGAGGAGCAGGCAAACTGCCCCGGGTGGAAGTCAGCAAGGCAGACAAGATGAGGGGCTCcgtaattcagatgcctggcctgGAGATTTCCCCGAGAGAGCAGCCTTTGGAAAGCCAAGAGGCAGCTGGAGTGGCAGGTGCTACTCAGGTGAAGCTCCCTGAGGTGAGGGTGCCCTCTCTTGACATCTCTACCCCCAAAGTCCAGAATATGCATCTTTGCAAGGCCCTGGGGGAACCGGCTGCCCCTTCTGGAAGGGCAAAACCCAAAGAGGCTGCCGAAGGGGCTGGATTTAAGCTTCAAATGCCTCAAATATCCCTCCCAAAATTTGATTTCCCTGTCAAGGCAGTCCCCTCCCCGCCTTCAGTCCAGGTCAAAATGCTGAAACCAGAAAGAGACCCCGGAACAAAGGTCAGCCTCCCAAAGGTGGATGTTTCCTTGCTGGCAATGAAGGTGCCAGGTGTGCAACTTCCTAAGGTGCCAAAGCCAGAGCTGGGCATTTCTGTTGAGAGGCCAGAAGTTGAGATGACTGCTCCTCCAGCCCCACAGAGCTTTTCATCTGCAACTGTGCCTGCGCTGGACATTCAGCTGCCAAAAGTTGGAGTAGAGCTGGATTTGGCGAAGCGTGAAAGAGACGTTTCTAAGCAGGGTGCTAAAGCCCAGGAGGCCACCCTAGAGACCCTGAGCAAAGACCTAGAGGTAGAAATCAGTCTCCCAAAGTGTGTGGTCAGCCAACCTGAGCTGGAGCCAGGGATGAGAAGCATTGAAGGGCTGGCTCTTGCTGGGATGGTAGCCAAATTCCCGAAGGTGGACCTTGCCTTTGAGAAACAGCCAGCAGATGCTGAAGGGACAAAGACTGACCTAGAAGGAGCCAAGATGAAGCTGCCAACTGTAGAGATCCCACCAATAAGTCTCCCAGAGATGACTACTGATAGTCAGGTCAAGGCGAAAACATCTCGATTTGCCCTGTCCAAATTTAGCATTTCGGGCCCCAAAGTCTGGAGCAAAATGAGCCCAGACGTTTTGGTGTCTGGAGTGGAGGGCAGAGAAGCTGCCGACTTGGGTACAAAGCTGAAATTGCCAAAGTTTGGGATCTCTTTCCCCAAATCAAAAtgggaagcagaggcagaagATGCCAAATTAGCCCTTGAGATTGAAGGGGAAGTGCCCAAGGAAAGGCTTGGCAAAACTACAGAGAGCAGAATGAAGTTGCCCACAGTGGAGGTGGATATTGGCTACCCACAAGGCATGGAAGGATGTTCTGATGGAGACAGGGAGGGAACCTCCCCTGAACTCCTCGGTGTCCAATTTAAAGGGCCAAAACTCTCACTACCGAGCTTTGGGGGCAAAGGCAAGGAGGAAGAGTGGGGTGCCCTAGAGAGTGAGGAGGTAAAGTTACAAGGCAGCAAGGGGGGCTTGACAGGGCAGCCGGAGCCCAGGATGTTGGAGAAGGACGCCAAGGCTTCCAAGTTCAGGATAGCTTCTTTTGGCCTCATGAGGAGAGAAGTGGAGGCCAAAGCCAAGAAGGTCCCTGGGAGTCCAAAGGAGAAGCCAAAAGGCCCATTTGGGAAGATGCCCCAGCTGAAGCTTTCCTCTCTGAAGGcccaaggagagagaaggaaggtccACCTTCTAGCTCCAGAACTAGATGAGAAAGTCCTCCCCCAGGTAGAGTTGCCAAAGCTTGCCCCCAGAGCCAAGACGGGGCTGATCCCAGAGCCAGAGAGCCCTGGGTTCAGGGTTCAGGTGCCATCAGTGGAGATTGCTGTGCCTAGTTCCAAAGCTGAAGGGGAGGCGACTGTGGATAAACTGGCAGGAGATGCAGCCAAGGTGGAGTTCCAGCAGCAGGAGGGAGAGCTCAAGAGGCCCAGAGCGCCTCCCATCCAGGTGTCTGCTCCCACACTAGAGCTGGACGTTGGTTTGCCCATGGCTGGTAAAGAAGAGGGCATTCTCCAGGCAGCCCCTGGCACAAGTGCCATAATCAAGCTGCCAAAGGTGGAGCTGGCAAAACTTGGGAAGGGCGAGGTGGAAGAGGCAGAGGCAGCTGTGCAGTtcctggggaaggaaggagagaaagacctAGAAGGGATGGCTGAAGCCTCTGCCCTGGGCACCAAGGTACGGCTGCCCAAAGTGGACATTTCCTTGCCCAAGGCCTGGCTGCCAGAGGTGGAGCTGCCTCCAGCCAAGGTGGATCTTGGCCTGGAAGGGCCAGAAGCAAAATTCAAGATGCCTTCAATGGAGCTGCCGAAACTCAGTGCCCCAAAAACGAAGGCTCCTGAGCTGGAGCTTGATATGGGTTTGGATGGGGGAGGGGTGATGCCCAAGGTCACAGTAGGCACTCCTTCAGTGAAGTGGCCTAAGTTTGGGTCCTTGGGCTCAGCAGGAGAAGGGCAGGGTGAGGAGGATTTGGCCCAGATCCCCCAACTGGAGTTGAAGCCTCCCAAATTCAGAGGAAGGACAGATGCCTTGGACTCTGAAACGGGGATGAAAGAGGGCCAGCTAAAGGTGCCCACTCTGCCTCTTGGCCTTGGCAAGCTGGAAACAGAAGCTGGGACGGAAACCGAGGAGAGCAGATTCAGGCTGAAGCTTCCGTTGCTCAGCGTCTCCAAGCCAGAGGCCGAGTTGAGCCTGGATACACAGCCCCTCTGTTGTCTTGCCGATGAGGCAGTGCCTGCCTTCAGGATGCCCCAGATTGCTTTGCCCGATGTCGGCTTCTCTGGGGatcaggagaggggagaggaggccaAGGCAGCAGGAGCAACAGACTTGGAGAGGGGGCTGGAAGGCATGTTGAAGATGCCCAAAATCGGTATCACTGCGTGTGGGGCAGTAGACACCAAGTGGGCCACAGGGAGTGCCATTTGTCCAAGCCAGAGGGGTGCGGGTAGGGGAGAGCCAGAGGGGAAGAAATCGGTTTTTAAGGTCCCTGGCTTGGAAATTTCTGCTCCAAGTCTCAAAACTCATGCTGAATATGAGGTCGGGGCCCCCCACACGCGGCAGAGGGGCTCCTTGGATCTGGAAGGCGCAGGCAAGGAGGGCTGGAAGCCGACAGATGGCCACTCAGATGCAGGGAAGCGGCACAGGGTAAAGATCCCCACGTTTGGCCTCTTCCTGCCCAGGGTGGGGCTGGAGGCTCCTGAGGGCCTTGTGGGGAAGGAGGCAGAAACCAAGGGGGGCTTCTTGGCCCTGGGGAGTGCCAAAGAGAAGGAAGGGTCTGCTGGGCTCCTGGCGAGAGAAGAGGAGAGCCAGGCCAAGGCTGCCAAACTCAAGCTGCGACCCCCCTTCGGGGTCTCCCTCTCCAGGCCCAAGTGGGCCActgaactcaatggggaagccgaggAGGAGGCTTCCTCCAGGCTGAAGGTGCCCAAGCTGGGTTTTTCCAAGGCCGAGGGACCTGCTCAGCTCCAGGGAGAGAGGGTGGAGGTGCTACTCCAGGATGGGGTGAGCAAATTGGGGAAGATCCCGCTGCCCCAGGTGGAACTCCTGTCTCCCTCTAAGGGGGCTGAGACTGACCCAGAGCTGAGCCTCAAGCTGGTTAAGGCAGACGAGGCCAAGGAGGAAGCCCACTGTAGTGCCACAGCTCTCAAGGCTGCCAAATTCAAGCCCCCCAGGATTGCACTCTCTGGCTTCAAGAAGCGCAACGGGGAGTTGGCCCCCGAGGCTGTAACTGCACCCAGGCCCCAAGCGGGGGGGACATCTTTGAAAACAACCACTAAAGGGGAGCCGTCCAGCAAGTTCAGGTTTCCAAAACTGGCGTTAAGCTCCAGATCCCAAGAGGTGCTGGAGATCTCCGAGCACCAGCAGGATCAGGGGGGAGGCAACTTCAGGCTGCCTGCTGTGGCTTTCTCTGCAGAGAGTGGCcccgaggagggaggggcccctcCCAGGAAGCCCATGGAAAAGGCGGCTCTCTGA